In the genome of Podospora pseudocomata strain CBS 415.72m chromosome 2 map unlocalized CBS415.72m_2.2, whole genome shotgun sequence, one region contains:
- a CDS encoding uncharacterized protein (EggNog:ENOG503P55N; COG:C): MASGYGVNGGPSRCFPFWQELLSCYVVNTTEFDDSGKAKCAGHMEDYYECLHHRKEAARVKALQAAYRAAEAKKLKENPPNATQIRNLGLLDKEDDTKKVLGSS; encoded by the exons ATGGCGTCCGGATACGGCGTGAACGGCG GCCCGTCTCGGTGCTTCCCCTTTTGGCAGGAGCTGCTCTCGTGCTACGttgtcaacaccaccgaaTTCGATGACTCTGGAAAGGCCAAGTGCGCCGGGCACATGGAGGACTACTACGAGTGCTTGCACCACAGAAAGGAG GCTGCCAGAGTCAAGGCCCTGCAGGCTGCTTACAGAGctgccgaggccaagaagctgaaAGAGAATCCTCCGAATGCTACGCAAATAAGGAATCTGGGGCTGCTAGACAAGGAGGACGACACAAAGAAGGTGCTTGGATCGAGCTAG
- a CDS encoding uncharacterized protein (EggNog:ENOG503P14B; COG:S): MTLSLSPAKLVLLAVHFAVQADIDSLAVLAARHDTVLRKDLVLRILLTYLPETLQSNEYVGFLEKIEKGTLSENTNHDVDASSVETLAEGDATKRVRKLRLLPLTFKDTPKEVGDDPITSFLVRRSYKVDEEAGLLAELPTLLLPFMDQSAYVRTLLISTILPLLRRNCEYHPEDPIQYTLSAFQELPDRVAVNLLLSRTGAREEDLPVVGRDLRGLIGPWLVDEKKWKTRRRSIVSPNGEEDDGICAGYDEVLRWLTTQASKNWRVAVNAIQQWGGPGDADLAGWGKLELTEQQQDRVQRTYAQAALASAYVLPEASSEAIEGAYSIVAQVANLRGLDPLPPFPSAVALLPPLAEQISENIISTKTATFMRNDLLASSNILTAPDNSAVAFLEALILSAHLLTHAGQACTIRRAGELALLQDERDQKEQASKLIHHLNHNGPKTDDKYWLGARNEILWLRDWGAEEVSLEATPKGVFSKLKKEFLEVEILKALLFNTRYSLARSLYEDAPDRPLDEKVLQDTVYATAMTAYDNASNPNRTRGGLKKCDEIIKAFPSTLPKSHPLAQKVEALLQATHALSEYRLVLKQGEPFTPIVLRVHSDPISIIGKILEQNPKSYTRLQDFVDLGNRMVQAGLVKQSPSSSHLSSLPHPPEQVSQRITAMCIDAALTEEDFETAYSFVVTRLDSPATGQQKDDYSWRVALQAGKYRRTARTTKPTHFGTGSANEEIRHLEQRIECLSVALRIAPGATLQEILNVYRRAEEELEVKVRQEEEREEEWDWRGDSVSGTNMPGGFNSTNKVKQARVGGSSRGRDSKEEEAPMSLFDLARATGLTAPRNLSALSGLQRAAGGALGGLGRGVVGGLAGGRDKNGSERGSMDSARSGGGEVVSPTGGSHDGEGGQQRARKRDQLKNAAMGTLVSGVGWLVGAPGPAAAGGGNGRE; encoded by the exons ATGACCCTCTCACTATCACCGGCAAAGCTGGTCCTCCTTGCCGTGCACTTTGCTGTTCAGGCCGATATCGATAGCTTGGCTGTCCTTGCTGCCCGCCATGACACTGTCTTGCGCAAAGACCTGGTGTTGCGTATTCTCCTGACATACCTCCCCGAAACCTTACAATCAAACGAATACGTCGGATTTCTCGAGAAGATCGAAAAGGGAACCCTTTCAGAAAACACCAACCATGACGTCGATGCTTCATCTGTAGAGACGCTAGCCGAGGGAGATGCGACAAAGCGGGTGCGCAAGCTTCGACTACTGCCCTTGACTTTCAAGGATACACCAAaagaggttggggatgacCCTATCACCTCCTTCCTTGTCCGGAGGTCATAcaaggtggacgaggaggctgGCTTGCTCGCGGAGCTCCCGAccttgttgctgccgttCATGGATCAGTCGGCATACGTGCGGACCCTTTTGATCTCGACAATCTTGCCGCTTTTACGACGAAACTGCGAATACCACCCAGAGGATCCAATTCAATACACCTTGTCTGCTTTTCAGGAACTCCCAGATCGTGTTGCCGTCAATCTGTTACTGTCTCGGACCGGAGCCAGGGAAGAGGACTTGCCCGTAGTAGGACGAGACTTGCGGGGTCTAATCGGTCCATGGCTTGTGGACGAAAAGAAGTGGAAGACCAGGAGACGTAGTATCGTTTCTCCCAacggcgaggaagacgacgggATTTGTGCCGGATACGACGAGGTTCTTCGCTGGCTCACCACGCAAGCGTCAAAGAACTGGAGGGTGGCCGTCAATGCTATTCAACAGTGGGGTGGTCCAGGAGATGCTGACCTGGCCGGCTGGGGGAAGCTGGAGTTGACAGAGCAACAGCAAGACCGTGTGCAGCGAACCTATGCGCAAGCAGCATTGGCATCGGCCTATGTGCTTCCGGAAGCGTCATCTGAGGCGATTGAGGGGGCATATAGTATCGTGGCTCAGGTTGCGAACCTCCGTGGTTTAGATCCgctgcccccttttccctcagCTGTCGCACTCCTGCCGCCCCTTGCCGAGCAAATATCTGAgaacatcatctccaccaaaACCGCGACGTTTATGCGGAATGATCTGTTGGCTTCATCGAATATTTTGACGGCGCCCGACAACTCTGCTGTCGCTTTCTTGGAGGCACTGATTCTCAGTGCTCATCTTCTCACCCATGCCGGCCAAGCTTGCACCATTAGAAGAGCCGGAGAGCTCGCCTTGTTACAAGACGAACGTGACCAGAAAGAACAGGCCAGCAAGTTGATTCATCATCTCAACCACAACGGCCCAAAGACAGACGATAAATATTGGTTGGGGGCGAGAAATGAGATTCTCTGGCTTCGGGATTGGGGTGCTGAGGAGGTGTCTCTTGAGGCCACTCCTAAGGGGGTGTTCAGCAAGTTGAAAAAAGAGtttttggaggttgagattCTCAAGGCGTTGCTTTTCAACACAC GCTACTCCTTGGCGCGGTCGTTGTACGAAGACGCCCCTGACAGGCCCCTGGACGAGAAGGTGCTGCAAGACACGGTCTACGCCACCGCCATGACAGCCTACGACAACGCTTCCAATCCCAACCGCACTCGCGGTGGGCTCAAGAAGTGTGATGAGAT AATCAAagccttcccctccaccctccccaaatccCACCCCCTCGCCCAGAAAGTCGAggccctcctccaagccacCCACGCCCTAAGTGAATACCGTCTAGTCCTCAAACAAGGCGAACCCTTCACCCCTATTGTCCTGCGGGTGCACTCGGATCCGATCTCCATCATTGGCAAAATCCTCGAGCAAAACCCCAAATCATACACCCGGCTCCAGGACTTTGTCGACCTGGGCAACCGGATGGTCCAAGCCGGGCTGGTTAAacaatctccttcttcctctcatCTATCCTCTCTCCCGCACCCGCCAGAACAGGTGTCTCAACGCATCACAGCCATGTGCATCGACGCGGCTTTAACAGAAGAAGATTTCGAGACAGCCTACTCTTTTGTCGTCACCCGTCTCGATTCTCCTGCTACCGGCCAACAAAAAGATGATTACTCGTGGCGAGTGGCGCTGCAGGCGGGGAAGTACCGGCGCACGGCGAGGACGACCAAGCCGACGCATTTTGGGACCGGGAGCGCGAACGAAGAGATTAGGCACTTGGAGCAGAGGATTGAGTGTTTGAGCGTTGCGTTGAGGATCGCGCCGGGGGCGACGCTGCAGGAGATTTTGAATGTTTATCGacgggcggaggaggagctggaggtgaAGGTtaggcaggaggaggagagggaggaggagtgggattGGAGGGGGGATAGTGTCTCGGGCACAAACATGCCGGGGGGGTTTAACAGTACGAACAAGGTAAAACAAGCACGGGTTGGTGGGAGCAGTAGGGGACGGGATAgtaaggaggaggaggcgccgaTGAGTTTGTTTgatttggcgagggcgaCGGGATTGACGGCGCCGAGGAATTTGAGCGCGCTGAGTGGGCTGCAGAGGGCTGCTGGGGGGGcgctgggggggttggggaggggggttgtggggggtttggctggggggagggataagAATGGGAGCGAGAGGGGCAGTATGGATAGTGCTAGgtcggggggaggggaggtggtgagtcCTACTGGTGGAAGTCatgacggggagggtggacaacagagggcgaggaagagggatcAGTTGAAGAATGCGGCGATGGGGACGTTGGTTagtggggttgggtggttggttggtgcTCCTGGGCCTGCGGCggctgggggtgggaatgggagggAATGA
- a CDS encoding uncharacterized protein (EggNog:ENOG503NXS0; COG:S), whose translation MAASPSSAVAMSEVDASSPPPQHHHHIEKSFMTVVTDDDGDTKMATATPEPTETQPRGKKRARDDGQNGNSIIGKVRHLKKNDGEPLWREDIQYDFLKAVFDNEDKVFTNSYEPQRLGKQCFADLYIDTMARSSKTSKVLRDKLLSDRAAAKGMAMVCLLVNIGRMNTTLNFFPEMRAQLRTYHAIPSLQAQADSNAYKQLQDAPRLKSILKGGMEDRTEPNSLDAVKAVNVPRTNPVNLLFLICSNATKVAELHFPPGGEFHDLIMKKQFTSESRARAFLWIMWFYLESDFTEEGCEENPFGAGVDYGVDVANQGVPQLVLMSEEEMALENVDTEEEKRFGREKQEMRRKIIEADQQFMAESQTKRGGRARALAGEEVGPSTGILPRIRPSKHESDHDSVRSTPPRALLGRPSVGASTGRRGPHSLKYVVDGSSPGGPQLEGIVARKPRPPTAHQIAVERNRNQRVEYILDRRLRKSYHQARKIRRVDGAIIHALQRLEQLDDEDPWEDSEDEDTVKIHKAAIENAGVNVDTHHFRERGYGGLCQLKNETDDFGEQFHAYTATLRRVSRRLTRWENSDDPNLGVIAPIKRPKATNGTVNGDGSDGEGDQSPSKELIDPAETEDEAEMMSGRQTKTVRRPKANGLNRGDTNGDTPMEEADDLDDVDRGLLGLGDEDEGDGQGDDDLDDVEKTLLGLDGDSDSE comes from the exons ATGGCTGCGTCACCCAGCTCCGCCGTCGCCATGTCTGAGGTCGATGCCagttcaccaccaccccaacatcaccatcacatcGAAAAGTCCTTCATGACGGTGgtcaccgacgacgacggcgacaCCAAGATGGCGACGGCTACCCCAGAACCAACCGAGACGCAGCCTCGGGGCAAGAAGCGCGCCCGTGATGATGGCCAAAATGGCAACTCTATCATCGGCAAAGTCAGGCATTTGAAGAAGAACGATGGAGAGCCGCTCTGGCGCGAAGATATCCAATACGACTTTCTCAAGGCCGTCTTCGACAACGAAGATAAGGTCTTCACCAACAGCTACGAACCACAACGTCTGGGCAAGCAATGCTTTGCCGACCTCTACATCGACACGATGGCCAGGAGTAGCAAGACGAGCAAGGTCCTTCGAGACAAGCTGCTTAGTGATCGCGCTGCCGCCAAGGgcatggccatggtctgcCTCCTGGTCAACATTGGTCGTATGAACACGACCCTTAATT TTTTCCCCGAGATGCGAGCCCAGCTCCGAACATACCACGCCATTCCGTCCCTCCAAGCACAAGCAGATTCCAACGCATACAAGCAGCTCCAGGATGCGCCCAGGTTGAAGTCCATCTTGAAGGGCGGTATGGAGGACCGGACAGAGCCCAACTCTCTTgatgccgtcaaggccgtcAACGTGCCGAGAACCAACCCGGTCAACTTGCTGTTCCTGATCTGCAGCAACGCTACTAAGGTTGCTGAGCTGCACTTCCCGCCCGGCGGCGAGTTCCACGATCTCATCATGAAGAAGCAGTTCACCAGTGAGAGCCGCGCGAGGGCCTTTTTGTGGATCATGTGGTTCTACCTGGAGTCCGACTTCACCGAGGAAGGATGCGAAGAGAACCCGTTCGGTGCCGGTGTGGACTACGGTGTTGATGTCGCCAATCAAGGAGTTCCACAGCTGGTGCTCATGTCGGAAGAGGAAATGGCACTCGAAAACGTCGATacagaagaggagaagaggttcgGCCgagagaagcaggagatGCGGCGGAAGATCATCGAGGCCGACCAACAGTTCATGGCAGAAAGCCAGACCAAACGAGGAGGTCGTGCTCGCGCCCtggctggagaggaagttggTCCGAGCACCGGCATCTTACCACGGATTCGCCCTTCTAAGCACGAGAGCGATCATGATAGTGTCAGGTCGACTCCGCCGCGTGCTTTGCTCGGCAGGCCATCCGTTGGCGCCAGCACTGGACGACGTGGTCCCCACTCACTGAAATATGTGGTCGATGGCTCGTCGCCTGGGGGCCCTCAGCTGGAAGGAATCGTTGCTCGGAAACCTCGACCACCGACTGCTCACCAGATAGCTGTTGAGCGCAATAGAAATCAGCGTGTGGAGTACATCTTGGATCGTCGTCTCCGGAAATCCTATCACCAGGCACGAAAGATTCGCCGTGTTGACGGGGCGATTATCCACGCTCTTCAGAGACTGGAGCAGCTGGACGATGAAGACCCATGGGAGGacagcgaggatgaagacACGGTCAAGATCCACAAGGCGGCCATTGAAAACGCCGGGGTCAATGTTGATACTCACCACTTCCGGGAGAGGGGTTACGGCGGGCTGTGTCAGCTCAAGAATGAGACAGATGACTTTGGCGAGCAGTTCCACGCGTACACTGCTACCCTTCGACGCGTCTCCCGACGGCTCACCCGCTGGGAGAATAGCGATGATCCAAACCTGGGGGTTATCGCGCCGATCAAGCGGCCAAAGGCGACGAATGGAACAGTCAATGGTGATGGTTCCGATGGGGAAGGTGACCAGTCACCTTCCAAGGAACTGATCGACCCCGCCGAGACTGAGGACGAGGCGGAGATGATGTCGGGACGTCAGACCAAGACTGTGCGCCGTCCAAAGGCCAACGGGCTCAACAGGGGTGACACTAATGGTGACACGCccatggaggaggccgacgacCTGGATGATGTGGATAGGGGGTTGCTTGGTctgggtgatgaggatgagggtgatggtcagggggatgatgatctggatgatgttgagaagaCGCTTCttgggttggatggggattCGGACTCGGAGTAG
- a CDS encoding uncharacterized protein (EggNog:ENOG503NWSS; COG:Q), whose protein sequence is MANKVAKIPVIDLSGENQEQVAKELVEAAIEHGFIYIKNTGKDIPADAVHGAFDMGRKIFKAPLEEKQACTIQKNNRGWSAMQYETLDPSTQRVGDFKDGSRAFNFGEFINGKADQPMPPTIAPHESQINDFRELCYNLCLKINTLLGIGLQVTPPDFFKNAHVRERGASGTILRFLYYPPHTDTPDANREEDVRAGAHSDYGSMTLLFRLKGQAGLEILTQDGKTWAPVPVVPPGTENDPSPPILLNIGDLLSYWTNGLLRSTVHRVVFPGPGKTSVAGETDTEPRYSIAFFCHPVGTTLLEPVPSERVRNHEGDAQAKQGNPYAERKVLTADEHLHMRLKASYLQLYKDKE, encoded by the exons ATGGCTAACAAAGTTGCAAAGATTCCCGTCATTGACCTCTCGGGGGAGAATCAGGAGCAGGTGGCCAAGGAGCTCGTGGAGGCTGCCATTGAACATGGCTTCATATACATCAAGAACACAGGGAAAGATATTCCTGCCGATGCTGTACATGGCGCATTTGATATG GGCAGGAAGATCTTCAAAGCACCACTTGAAGAGAAGCAGGCATGTACTATTCAGAAGAACAACCGCGGCTGGTCTGCTATGCAGTATGAGACATTGGATCCATCAACCCAGCGT GTCGGTGACTTCAAAGA TGGGTCCAGGGCTTTCAACTTTGGCGAGTTCATCAACGGCAAAGCCGACCAACCCATGCCACCCACCATAGCCCCTCACGAAAGCCAGATCAACGATTTCCGTGAGCTCTGCTACAACCTCTGcctcaagatcaacaccctcctcggcatcggtCTCCAGGTCACACCTCCTGACTTCTTTAAGAACGCTCACGTCCGCGAAAGGGGCGCTTCGGGAACCATCCTCCGGTTCCTCTACTATCCGCCCCACACCGATACCCCTGACGCAAAtcgtgaggaggatgttcgCGCAGGGGCTCATTCTGACTACGGTTCCATGACCCTTCTCTTCCGCCTCAAGGGACAGGCTGGTCTGGAGATTCTGACCCAAGACGGGAAGACGTGGGCTCCTGTTCCTGTGGTGCCACCGGGGACTGAGAATGATCCTTCCCCTCCTATCCTGTTGAACATCGGGGATTTGCTTTCTTACTGGACTAATGGGCTGCTCAGGAGCACAGTTCACAGGGTGGTGTTTCCTGGTCCGGGCAAGACGTCTGTGGCTGGTGAGACGGATACTGAGCCGAGGTACTCGATTGCGTTTTTCTGCCATCCTGTGGGGACGACGCTGTTGGAGCCTGTGCCGAGTGAGAGGGTTAGGAATCATGAGGGGGATGCGCAGGCGAAGCAGGGGAATCCGTATGCCgagaggaaggtgttgaCTGCTGATGAGCATTTGCATATGAG GCTCAAAGCAAGTTATCTGCAGCTGTATAAAGATAAGGAGTAA
- a CDS encoding uncharacterized protein (EggNog:ENOG503P4B3; COG:P), whose amino-acid sequence MEGSGLWLNQRNFKIDSPRPNSSPKHQPLSNPGLSGSHTFLTIKATSQLSKTKMSGIEVAIFGPRDGVAAVKAVGEKLNGKTRLELNRTGSYEQNGLTPSTWELEHLNASLDHAGLQDVPVRIMIRPCGAPKLGPDFVYSDAEFEQMKSDIRKFKESKHMSRERGDGFVFGVLRQSCSVPQMLVVDRVRTAELKHLAGDDFKCVFHRAFDLVISTSRDEMWVDDLEWLKTQGMAVLTSGGCGNASNNTKALKQVLIETARIGQELIVGGGVRSDTLESLGNGMGGLGYIYALTSLHSVGMVLHSSFLRRDPSNVVSFDVEEARKFKAKLYTLISSQGCAN is encoded by the exons ATGGAAGGGTCCGGACTTTGGTTGAACCAACGGAACTTCAAAATCGATTCCCCTCGCCCAAATTCTTCTCCCAAACATCAACCGCTTTCGAACCCAGGCCTATCCGGATCTCACACCTTCTTGACCATCAAAGCAACTTCccagctctccaaaaccAAGATGAGCGGAATCGAAGTTGCCATTTTTGGGCCCCGTGatggggttgctgctgtgaagGCTGTCGGAGAAAAGCTCAATGGCAAAACAAGGCTGGAATTGAACAGAACTGGATCCTATG AGCAAAATGGCCTTACGCCATCCACCTGGGAACTCGAGCATCTCAACGCCTCACTTGACCATGCCGGACTCCAAGATGTGCCTGTCAGAATTATGATTCGACCTTGCGGAGCACCCAAGCTCGGGCCCGACTTTGTTTATTCAGATGCCGAGTTCGAGCAGATGAAGTCTGATATACGCAAGTTCAAAGAGTCGAAGCACATGAGCAGAGAGCGGGGAGATGGGTTTGTGTTTGGCGTTCTGAGACAATCTTGCTCGGTCCCACAGATGCTGGTGGTCGACAGGGTGAGAACTGCGGAGTTGAAGCATTTGGCAGGGGATGATTTCAAGTGTGTCTTCCATCGAGCCTTCGATCTGGTGATTTCAACTTCCAGGGATGAGATGTGGGTGGACGACCTGGAGTGGTTAAAGACACAGGGGATGGCCGTTCTTACCAGCGGTGGCTGTGGAAATGCGAGCAACAATACCAAGGCTCTGAAGCAAGTACTTATCGAGACGGCAAGGATCGGACAGGAACTGATcgtgggtgggggggtgagaAGCGATACCTTGGAAAGTCTAGGgaatgggatgggaggacTGGGATATATCTATGCCCTAACCAGTCTTCACTCGGTTGGCATGGTGTTGCATTCATCCTTTTTGAGGCGTGACCCCAGCAACGTGGTGTCGTTCGATGTGGAAGAAGCGCGAAAGTTCAAGGCCAAATTGTACACGCTCATCTCATCACAGGGATGTGCTAACTAG